Proteins encoded within one genomic window of Amorphoplanes friuliensis DSM 7358:
- a CDS encoding sugar ABC transporter substrate-binding protein, with product MRKGMFALAAVGLLATSSMTACGDDSGTDSGSSSGSSVGKVGVILPDTASSQRWGSDDPKFLKAAFDAAGVAVDIQNAQGDKSQFQTIADGMISSGVKVLMIVNLDSGTGKAVLDKAKAAGIATIDYDRLTLNGGANYYVSFDNVAVGKLQGEGLVKCLTDMKATKPVVAELNGSPTDNNATLFKEGYDSVLKPKYDSGDYVKGPDQSVPDWDNAQGGTIFEQMLTEKKDIKGVLAANDGLGNAVISVLKKQSLNGKVPVTGQDATVQGLQNILAGDQCMTVYKAIKQEADAAADLAISLAKGEKKDVSQSITDPESNTSVPSVLLTPKAIYKDSVKDVVADGFVTKDQLCTGDFAKLCTDNGVS from the coding sequence ATGCGTAAGGGAATGTTCGCCCTTGCCGCGGTGGGCCTGCTGGCCACCAGCAGCATGACTGCATGCGGTGACGACAGCGGAACCGACTCCGGCAGCAGCAGCGGCTCGTCCGTTGGCAAGGTGGGCGTCATCCTGCCGGACACCGCCAGCTCCCAGCGATGGGGCTCCGACGACCCCAAGTTCCTGAAGGCGGCGTTCGACGCGGCCGGTGTGGCGGTCGACATCCAGAACGCCCAGGGTGACAAGAGCCAGTTCCAGACCATCGCGGACGGCATGATCTCCAGCGGCGTCAAGGTGCTGATGATCGTCAACCTGGACTCCGGTACGGGCAAGGCGGTCCTCGACAAGGCCAAGGCAGCCGGCATCGCGACGATCGACTACGACCGGCTCACGCTCAACGGCGGCGCGAACTACTACGTCAGCTTCGACAACGTGGCCGTCGGCAAGCTTCAGGGCGAGGGCCTCGTCAAGTGCCTCACCGACATGAAGGCGACCAAGCCTGTCGTGGCCGAGCTCAACGGCTCGCCGACCGACAACAACGCCACCCTGTTCAAGGAGGGCTACGACTCGGTCCTCAAGCCGAAGTACGACTCGGGTGACTACGTCAAGGGCCCGGACCAGTCCGTACCCGACTGGGACAACGCGCAGGGCGGCACCATCTTCGAGCAGATGCTGACCGAGAAGAAGGACATCAAGGGTGTGCTCGCGGCCAACGACGGCCTGGGCAACGCGGTCATCTCGGTGCTCAAGAAGCAGAGCCTCAACGGCAAGGTCCCGGTCACCGGCCAGGACGCCACCGTGCAGGGCCTGCAGAACATCCTCGCGGGTGACCAGTGCATGACGGTCTACAAGGCCATCAAGCAGGAGGCCGACGCGGCTGCGGACCTCGCCATCTCGCTGGCGAAGGGCGAGAAGAAGGACGTTTCGCAGAGCATCACCGACCCGGAGTCCAACACCTCCGTGCCGTCGGTGCTGCTGACCCCGAAGGCGATCTACAAGGACAGCGTCAAGGACGTGGTCGCCGACGGCTTCGTCACCAAGGATCAGCTGTGCACCGGCGACTTCGCCAAGCTCTGCACGGACAACGGCGTCAGCTGA
- the ybaK gene encoding Cys-tRNA(Pro) deacylase gives MAKKAAGTPATVLLTAQGVAHELHPYDASPDAPNYGALVAEALGVDPAVLFKTLIAEVDGVLTVAVVPVTGELDLKALAAATGGKRAGLADRAAAERSSGYVRGGISPLGQRKRLPTVVDDSAAGLDRMYVSAGRRGLQVSLAPADLIRLTDASSARIRT, from the coding sequence GTGGCGAAGAAGGCTGCCGGCACACCGGCCACCGTGCTGCTCACCGCGCAGGGGGTGGCGCACGAGCTGCATCCGTACGACGCCTCCCCGGACGCCCCGAACTACGGCGCGCTGGTCGCCGAGGCGCTGGGGGTGGATCCGGCGGTGCTGTTCAAGACGTTGATCGCCGAGGTCGACGGTGTCCTCACCGTCGCCGTGGTCCCGGTGACCGGCGAGCTGGACCTCAAGGCCCTCGCCGCGGCCACGGGCGGCAAGCGTGCGGGCCTGGCCGACCGGGCGGCCGCCGAACGCAGCAGCGGGTACGTCCGGGGTGGCATCAGCCCGCTGGGCCAGCGCAAACGCCTGCCCACGGTCGTCGACGACTCGGCGGCCGGCCTCGACCGGATGTACGTGTCGGCCGGGCGCCGGGGCCTGCAGGTGTCGCTGGCGCCGGCCGATCTGATCCGGCTGACCGATGCGTCGTCGGCGAGGATCCGGACATAG